The window CGGCTGTCTCAACCGGCTGCAGCCCGCCGGTTCCGGCAATGACCACGCGTCCGGCCTGGATGCGAACTTCTGTCCCCATAGCCCGCATACCCTCAATAGTCGCGGTGATATCATCGGACAGCGACACGCCCCCGATGACCGACGTTCCACGGGCCAGCCCGGCGCAAATCACCGCCCGGTGGCATAGGCTCTTGGAAGCCGGAATGGTTACATTCCCCTGGAGTTTTACCGGAGTAATCGATAGATCCATCATGCTCATTTCCCTATCCTTTGCATTTTAGTAAAAAAATAAGACTCACGAGAGTCTCATCAAGCTTAAACCCTTTTAGTTTCCGCTTTAGTCAGCTTATTTGGCTCTTCGGCAATGTTGCAATATACTTTCTTTTTACGTCAAAAATAGCCCGCGCTATAAAAATAGCCCAAGGCAAAGCTAGCAGGAGTATCAATAGAGAAAGTATAGTATTGTCGATAGCCCCGTTCCCTGACACTCTTTTCTACCATTTTCCAAAATATATTTGTATATTGGTAACGTTCTAGCAGGTTGATAAAATTCCTTCTCTGCTAATAAGAAACTATCAAGTTCATTTTACAGGCCCGGACTCCTTCCCGTATACCGCTAATAAAAATACGCCTTGAAATGGATTCTTCATTCCATTCAAAGCGCATTTTGGGCAAGGGTTCGCAGGGATATTTTGCGGCAATCCTTTGATCACCTGCTCGCCCTTTCTATATTGAGAGTCTCGTTGTTATTTGTCAGCGTGTGCTGCTTTACTCCCGAGCAGTGGAAGTGCGGATGCGACGACAAGGATAACCAGGAGGATAAAAGCCATCCCGTTGGAAGCGGCGAAACCACTCGGGTCACTGACCCTGATCACTCCCGTCACCTGAAGAATGATGCCAATCAAGCCGATAATCGAACCACCGGCAACAAGGCCGGACGATAGGCTGACGCCATTGGAGACTTTGGCTTCCCTTTCTTCCTCGCTCTTCGAAATCTTCTCTATGAACACACGGACCAACGCACCGATTAGCAGGATGGAAGTCGTGGAAATCGGCAGATAGAACCCAATCGCAACCGTCATAATGGGAAGATCAAGCAGGAACAGGACGATGCCGATCACCACGCCGGAAATGATCATGACCCATGGCAGTTGGCCCGACATAATTCCCGCAGTCAAGGTAGCCATCAAATTCGCCTGGGGCAGCGCAAAGGGTACGTTGTCGCCAGTCATCGAAAGCTGACCGGCGAGCAGAAGGATGACGCCGGTGACAACCGCGACGCCAACCACAGAGGAGATGACAAAAAACTTCTGCATCTCTTTCTTGTTGCCGCCGATGATATAGGCGACCTTCTGCGACTGGCAGTAGCCTCCGCCAGCGGCAATTGCGGTGACGATAAACGTGCCGAACAGCAGCAGCGACCGATTGTCGCCGATACCTGACCATCCCATGCCGACAAACAGCAGTGTCAACACCACGATGGAGGCGATAGTCATGCCGGATACAGGGAGATTTGAGGTACCGATCGTTCCGGTCAGGCGGCCGGATACGATGGCGAACAGCATCGACAGAACAAAGGAGAGAATAGAAGCGGCAATCGCCATAGCGATGTTACCGCCGGAGATCATGAAGCCACCGGCAAACCCGATCACGATGCCGCCGAGCAGGGGCAGCATCTGAGAGGAAGAGTTACCGGAGCCCGCTTCGGATTTGGCTGAGAACGTTTCCCGTATGGAAGAAACCACGGTGGGGATCAGCCGCACAGCGCCGATCAGCCCGCCGGAAAGCATCATTCCGGCGCCGATATATTTCACATAGCTGCCGGCAATATGACTGACCTGCATCGCGTTGACACTGACATCCGGGTTGTTCCATACCGCCGGGCCGCCTTGCCCCAAAGTAGCAAAGTAGCCAATGATGGGCGTAATGGCGAAACTGGATAGCAGCGATCCGGCGAACATGGTGAGCGCTACCGGCAGACCGACGATGAAACCAATGCCCAGCAGCAGAGGGTTCACTTCTAACTGGAATCTCCATTTGTAAAAAGTTTCATTTGTGAAATTAATCACATTATTGGCCAGATTCAGAAAAGATCCGGTCAGAACGGTCAAAACGCCGCCGATACCAAAGCCGGCTCCCATAAACCGCAGGGGCTCTTTGGCGCCTTCCGACGCGACCAAGGTTTCGGAGATTGCCATAGATTCGGGATACATCAGTTGGCCATGTTCTTCAACGATCAGATAATTGTGAACCATCGAAGCGACGCCGATGCCGAATAAAGCGCCTCCCAGGCCGGTTACAAAACCTTCCAGGAAGGAAACCCCGGCGCCAATCAGAAGAACTGCCGGCATAACGAAGATCATACCGCTTGCAATGGTTTCGCCGGCGCTGGCCATGCCTTGAAGCAGCGTCTTGCCGAGAATGCCCCTGGATTTGGCGAAAATCATGATAAATATGGAGCCCAGAATGGAGCCGGGAATACCGGCCGCGACTGTAAGACCCGCCTTCATGCCCGAGTAAGCCGTGGACGCCGCAAACAGCGCGGCCAGAATAATGCCGATGATGAGCACGGCAATATTGCCGCCGCTTTGAGAGCGTTCCGAGATATAGGGGATATATTCCTTGCCGGATATGCCGCCATACGCTTCTTTTGATAATTTTCTATTCATAAATACACTCCCTCTGATCTAGTAATAATGCTGCGTTCCTATCTGTAATCCGGATTTTACGGATTATTGCTCCCCTCTTTTGATTACTTGAGCGCCTTCAGGATGTCCAGTAAATAGTTCCATGTCCGCTGAGTAGACGGTATGTTCAGATGCTCTTCGGCGGTATGAACTCCGATGATTGTCGGACCGGCCGAAATCATATCCAGCTGCCCGTTGAATTTTTCCGCAAAAAGCGCACATTCCAGACCTGCGTGAATAGCGGTCACCAAAGGCTTTTGGCCAAACATCTTTTCGTACACAGCGATAAAGACTTCTCTGATTTTGGAGTCAGGATTATATTGCCACTCCGGGTATTGCGCTTCAGCCGAAACGTTTCCGTTGGCAAGGCTGCCGAGTACGACGAGAGCGTTAAAGATATTCTCCCTGACGCTTCCGACAGAGCTTCGGATCG of the Acetonema longum DSM 6540 genome contains:
- a CDS encoding OPT family oligopeptide transporter; translated protein: MNRKLSKEAYGGISGKEYIPYISERSQSGGNIAVLIIGIILAALFAASTAYSGMKAGLTVAAGIPGSILGSIFIMIFAKSRGILGKTLLQGMASAGETIASGMIFVMPAVLLIGAGVSFLEGFVTGLGGALFGIGVASMVHNYLIVEEHGQLMYPESMAISETLVASEGAKEPLRFMGAGFGIGGVLTVLTGSFLNLANNVINFTNETFYKWRFQLEVNPLLLGIGFIVGLPVALTMFAGSLLSSFAITPIIGYFATLGQGGPAVWNNPDVSVNAMQVSHIAGSYVKYIGAGMMLSGGLIGAVRLIPTVVSSIRETFSAKSEAGSGNSSSQMLPLLGGIVIGFAGGFMISGGNIAMAIAASILSFVLSMLFAIVSGRLTGTIGTSNLPVSGMTIASIVVLTLLFVGMGWSGIGDNRSLLLFGTFIVTAIAAGGGYCQSQKVAYIIGGNKKEMQKFFVISSVVGVAVVTGVILLLAGQLSMTGDNVPFALPQANLMATLTAGIMSGQLPWVMIISGVVIGIVLFLLDLPIMTVAIGFYLPISTTSILLIGALVRVFIEKISKSEEEREAKVSNGVSLSSGLVAGGSIIGLIGIILQVTGVIRVSDPSGFAASNGMAFILLVILVVASALPLLGSKAAHADK